The following are encoded in a window of Sminthopsis crassicaudata isolate SCR6 chromosome 5, ASM4859323v1, whole genome shotgun sequence genomic DNA:
- the LOC141542800 gene encoding olfactory receptor 6C3-like — protein MRNHTVITEFILLGLSDDPKLKVVIFLFLLITYILSITGNLTIITLTLLDSHLQTPMYFFLRNFAFLEVSFTTVCIPRFLSTIITGNKTISFNCCAAQLFFFIFMGVTEFYLLTAMSYDRYVAICKPLHYTTIMNNKVCTWLVCCAWLGGFLIIFPPLMLIVQLDYCGSNVIDHFACDYFPLLQLSCSDTHILEVIGFYCALVTLLFTLALVILSYMYIIRTILRIPSASQRKKAFSTCSSHMIVISISYGSCIFMYMNPSAKERASLTKGVAILNTSVAPMLNPFIYTLRNQQVKQSFKDVFQKVVLFSRR, from the coding sequence ATGAGAAACCACACAGTGATCACAGAGTTCATCCTCTTGGGCCTTTCTGATGACCCAAAACTGAaggttgtgatttttctttttctgcttatcACCTATATCTTAAGTATTACTGGGAACCTCACCATCATCACCCTTACCCTGCTGGATTCCCACCTTCAGACACCCATGTATTTTTTCCTCCGGAATTTTGCCTTCCTAGAAGTTTCTTTCACAACTGTTTGCATTCCTCGATTCCTGAGCACCATTATTACTGGAAACAAAACCATTTCCTTTAACTGTTGTGCAGCTCagttattctttttcatttttatggggGTAACTGAATTTTATCTACTTACAGCTATGTCCTATGATCGTTACGTTGCCATCTGCAAGCCCCTGCATTATACAACCATCATGAACAACAAAGTCTGTACCTGGCTTGTCTGCTGTGCTTGGTTGGGAGGGTTCCTTATCATTTTCCCACCACTTATGCTTATTGTACAGCTTGATTATTGTGGATCCAATGTCATCGATCACTTTGCCTgtgattattttccccttttacagCTTTCTTGCTCAGACACACACATCTTAGAAGTGATTGGTTTTTACTGTGCTTTGGTGACTCTGCTATTTACTTTAGCTTTAGTAATTCTGTCCTATATGTATATCATTAGGACAATTTTGAGGATCCCTTCTGctagtcaaagaaaaaaagccttttcCACTTGTTCCTCTCATATGATTGTTATTTCTATCTCTTATGGCAGTTGCATCTTTATGTATATGAATCCCTCAGCAAAAGAAAGAGCATCATTGACCAAAGGAGTAGCTATTCTCAATACTTCAGTTGCTCCCATGCTGAACCCTTTCATTTACACCCTAAGGAACCAACAAGTAAAACAATCCTTCAAAGATGTTTTTCAAAAGGTAGTGCTTTTCTCAAGAAGGTAA